The nucleotide window CATCGGCGGTCAGCCGGTTGGCGAGGACGCAGCCCGCGGACCCCGCGCCGACGATCACATAGTCGAATTCCCCTTCCAAGGCGATTTTCCTAGTTCAGGCCCCATTTGTAGCCGACCGTGGCTATCCAGGGCACGTAGATGAGCAGCAATACGAACGCAAGCAACAGGAATACAAACTTGAGCGAAGCCTTGCTGATGGCCTCGATGCTGATCCTGGAGAGGGCGGACGCAACGAAGAGGTTGACGCCAAGCGGCGGGGTCATGAAGCCGACTTCGCAGAGTACGACGAAAATGATGCCGAAATGGACCGGGTCGACACCGAGCTTCACCACCACGGGCAGGAAGATGGGGGTGAGGAGCACCACCATGCTCAGGGTTTCCATGAACATCCCGACGACGACCAGGAACAGCGAGATCATGATCAGGATCAGTTGCGGGTTGCTCGACACTTTGAGGAACATTTCGGCGATCTGGTCGGGGATCTGGTAGAGCGTGAGGAGCTTTCCGAACGCCAATGCCGGTCCCATGATGATCAGCACCGCACCGGTCAGCTTCCCGGTCGCGACCATCCCTTCGAAGAGGCTGAGCCAGCCGAGCTTGCGCGTCGCGATCCCTACGCCGAGGGAATAGACGACGGCCAGCATGGCCGACTCCGTCGGCGTCGCAAGCCCTGTGTAGATGGACCCGAGCACGACGAAAGGCATTACCAGCGCATATTTCGCTTCCCAGAACGCAACTAGGAATTGCCTGAGGGAAAACGGCTCGCCGGTCGAGCGGTAGCCCCGCATCCAACCGATCACGAAGCACATGAACGCGAGCAGGGCTGCCAGCAGGAGGCCGGGCACGAATCCGGCGGAAAACAACCCGCTGACCGAAACGTCCTTGGTCATGACCGCGTAGACGATCATCGGGTTCGAAGGGGGGATGAGGATGCCGAGCGTCCCGCCGATCGCGGCGACGGACGCCGCAAATGCCACCGGGTAGCCGGCCCGCACCATGGCGGGAATCATCACCGCGCCGATCGCGGCGGTGGTCGCCGGACCCGATCCCGAGAGGGACGCGAAAAAAGCGCAGGACAGAATCGTCACCACCGCCAGCCCGCCCGGGACATTGCCAGCCACGATATAGATGACGCGGATGATCTTGTCCGTCAGTGCCGCGCGCATCATGAGTTCGCCCGCCAGGATGAAACCGGGGATGGCGATGAGGGGGAACAGCCCGGCGCCGGTGTACAAGGTCTGGGCCATGTAGATCACCGGTATCGGCGTGACCATCAGGCCGGCGAGGGCCGCGATACCAAGCGAAAAGCCGACCGGGATGCCCAGCAACAGGGCCAGCGTCAGCACGCTGAATACGATGGCCGCAATGTTGGATTCGTCCAAGGACCGCGCCTAGAGCTGGGAACTGGAGTGATCGCGCTCGATCTCCGGCTTGAAATAACTCTGCACGAGCCGGAAGCAATTCAACGCAAACGAGAGGGGGATGACGAGGTAGATCCATTGCATCGGCACGCCAAGTGCGATGCTCGGTTCCGGGCGCTCGAAAGCCGTTTGTACGAGCAGGACGCCCTGCCAGACGATGAACACGCTGAAGGCCAGCCACAGGACGTCACCGATCAGGAAGCGCCAGCGCCGCAGGGGCGGTTTGATCCAGTCGAGGTGGGCCGAGACCCTGAAATGGGCGCCTTCCCGCGTGGCCAGGACCGATCCGAAGTACAGGAGGAAGACGAAGGAGAAGATCGCAAGCTCCTCGGCCTTGAAGGAGAGCTTGGTGAAGAATTGATCGTGAACGAAGTAACGGACCAGCGCCGTATAGGTAAGGCAGGCAACCAGGCTCGAGCAGCAGATCACGATCATGACCTGCTCGAGCCAGTTGTCGATGAAGCGCAGGACGCGAACCACGGGCGTCTCGTCCGGAGTGTCGCGGGCGCCCGCTTACTGGGTTTCGGAGACCCGCTTGATCCAGCTCTCGCCGATTTCGGCCTTGTATTTTTCCCAGACCGGCTGGACAGCTTTCACAAAAGCCTGCCGGTCGGCGATCACGTTGACCTTGACCCCGAGCTTCTGCAGGTTGGCAAGGCCTTCGACATGGGAGACAGCCGATACCCACCGCTGGTATTCCCCGGCCTCGCGGCCGGCCCGCAGGATCGCTGCCTGCTGCGTCTTCGGCAGCGTCATGAACGCCTTGTCGTTCATGACGATGACTGCCAGGCCGTAGAAGATGTTGATGTACGAGTAATGCTTGAGAAAATCGGTGAACTTCATGTCGATCATCCCCTGCGGCGGCCCCTCCAGCCCATCGGCAGTGCCCTGCTGGAGGGCGGCATAGAGTTCGCCCCAGTCGATCGCCGTGGTCGTGGCACCCAGGGCATTGTAGGTATCGAGCATCACCGAGTTCTTCGGCAACCGCAATTTGACCCCTTTCAGGTCGGCCGGCTTCTCGATGGCGCGCGTCTTGTTCATGATGGCGCGATCACCCCACTCGAAAACCGAAATGATCCGGACCCCCGAAGCCTTCCGGTAGTTCTCGAAAAGCTCCTCGCCGACCTTCCCGGCAATCACCGCTTCAGCGTGGGCGCGATCGCGGAATATGAACGGCAGGATGGTGACGTCGAGCGGCTTGTACCACATCGAGGCGTTGTTGATCGCCACCAGCGAGAGGTCGAGCGTGCCCAGTTGCACATCCTTGGCCGTGTTCTGCTCGACGCCGAGTTGCGCGCTCGGGAAGATCTTTACCTGCATCGCGCGGTGCGTGTAGGTATCCAGCAACTCCGCAAAACGCTTGGCGCCCAGGTCGTACGGGGATCCCGGGGTCAGGCCATGCGCCAACCGCAATGTCTTCTGCGTTTTTTGGACATACGGGATATCCACTGCCTGGGCGCAAACGGTCGTGGAGGCAAACGCAATCAGGACACCGAGACTCAGGTTCAAAATGTTGCGGCTAAACATCTGCATTTCCCCTTTGGTTGGCAGCATTGACGACCCCCGGGCTTCGAACGAGCAGGACCCGGATTCGCAATCAGACTACCAGATAAAGGCGCGTCCTGACCCTGCGCGAAGGATTGGCAGGGACAGGATTCGCTGGCCGCCGGCGTCCGGCGATCAGGCGGCTTTCTTCGCCCAGGACTGCAGCTCTTCTAAGCCGCCGATGTGCTTGCCGTTGACGAACACCTGCGGCACCGTGCCCTGGCCGGTCACCGCGCCCACGATCCGGCTGCGGTTGGTGTTGGGCAGCGAGACTTCCGAATAGTCGTAGTCGAGCTCCTTAAGCAGCTTCTTCGCCTTGGCGCAGAACGAGCAGC belongs to Rhodothermales bacterium and includes:
- a CDS encoding TRAP transporter large permease, with the translated sequence MDESNIAAIVFSVLTLALLLGIPVGFSLGIAALAGLMVTPIPVIYMAQTLYTGAGLFPLIAIPGFILAGELMMRAALTDKIIRVIYIVAGNVPGGLAVVTILSCAFFASLSGSGPATTAAIGAVMIPAMVRAGYPVAFAASVAAIGGTLGILIPPSNPMIVYAVMTKDVSVSGLFSAGFVPGLLLAALLAFMCFVIGWMRGYRSTGEPFSLRQFLVAFWEAKYALVMPFVVLGSIYTGLATPTESAMLAVVYSLGVGIATRKLGWLSLFEGMVATGKLTGAVLIIMGPALAFGKLLTLYQIPDQIAEMFLKVSSNPQLILIMISLFLVVVGMFMETLSMVVLLTPIFLPVVVKLGVDPVHFGIIFVVLCEVGFMTPPLGVNLFVASALSRISIEAISKASLKFVFLLLAFVLLLIYVPWIATVGYKWGLN
- a CDS encoding TRAP transporter small permease, whose product is MVRVLRFIDNWLEQVMIVICCSSLVACLTYTALVRYFVHDQFFTKLSFKAEELAIFSFVFLLYFGSVLATREGAHFRVSAHLDWIKPPLRRWRFLIGDVLWLAFSVFIVWQGVLLVQTAFERPEPSIALGVPMQWIYLVIPLSFALNCFRLVQSYFKPEIERDHSSSQL
- a CDS encoding TRAP transporter substrate-binding protein, whose amino-acid sequence is MQMFSRNILNLSLGVLIAFASTTVCAQAVDIPYVQKTQKTLRLAHGLTPGSPYDLGAKRFAELLDTYTHRAMQVKIFPSAQLGVEQNTAKDVQLGTLDLSLVAINNASMWYKPLDVTILPFIFRDRAHAEAVIAGKVGEELFENYRKASGVRIISVFEWGDRAIMNKTRAIEKPADLKGVKLRLPKNSVMLDTYNALGATTTAIDWGELYAALQQGTADGLEGPPQGMIDMKFTDFLKHYSYINIFYGLAVIVMNDKAFMTLPKTQQAAILRAGREAGEYQRWVSAVSHVEGLANLQKLGVKVNVIADRQAFVKAVQPVWEKYKAEIGESWIKRVSETQ
- a CDS encoding glutaredoxin domain-containing protein is translated as FGKRSWRYSMLVKDGVVQKMFVEPNKPGDPFEVSDADTMLAHVNPKAKKPDQVAIFTREGCSFCAKAKKLLKELDYDYSEVSLPNTNRSRIVGAVTGQGTVPQVFVNGKHIGGLEELQSWAKKAA